From the Acidobacteriota bacterium genome, one window contains:
- the xseA gene encoding exodeoxyribonuclease VII large subunit, protein MSQLTFLEQLMQQRRAVSVSELTSRLKAFIEREFIDVYVEGEISNLRRHSSGHWYFSLKDEAASLRCASFRMQNRMIRFIPEDGLHVIARGRLSIYDARGEYQLIVEYMEPVGAGALQLALEQLKTRLAADGLFAMERKRPLPILPRCIGVVTSPTGAAIRDILRVLKRRNEAVSVLIAPVRVQGDAAASDIARAVRLLNSRKEVDAIIVGRGGGSTEDLSCFNDEAVARAIYNSRVPVISAVGHETDFTIADMVADLRASTPSAAAEMVASARDEMCSRANGLAEDIRKAVRYRLLALRSTLSELESSRAFPEVQSRIRGFAQRVDDAGYSMESSLRTALKTRRARHAALELRLSESDLRRRVIERRGRLAELSGRLQAGTRVVVESASERVCLAAGKLDSLSPLGVLARGYAIAFDSQGRVIKRAGEVSSGEKVRVRVSEGEMDCTKN, encoded by the coding sequence ATGTCTCAACTGACCTTCCTCGAACAACTCATGCAACAACGCCGCGCGGTCTCGGTGTCCGAGCTGACGTCGCGGCTCAAGGCATTTATCGAACGCGAATTCATCGACGTTTATGTCGAAGGTGAGATATCAAACCTCCGCCGGCACTCGTCGGGGCACTGGTATTTCTCGCTCAAGGATGAAGCCGCTTCGCTGCGGTGCGCCAGCTTCAGAATGCAGAATCGAATGATTCGCTTCATACCTGAAGATGGGCTGCACGTCATCGCCCGAGGCAGGCTTTCCATCTACGACGCCCGCGGCGAGTATCAACTCATAGTCGAGTACATGGAGCCGGTGGGGGCCGGCGCCTTACAGCTTGCGCTCGAGCAGTTGAAGACGCGTCTGGCGGCCGACGGTCTGTTCGCGATGGAACGTAAGCGGCCGCTGCCGATCTTGCCACGCTGCATCGGTGTGGTGACTTCGCCAACGGGCGCGGCGATCCGCGACATCCTTCGAGTCCTGAAGCGGCGCAATGAAGCGGTGAGCGTATTGATCGCGCCGGTGCGCGTTCAAGGCGACGCGGCAGCGTCAGACATCGCGCGAGCCGTCCGGTTATTGAACTCGCGCAAAGAAGTGGACGCGATCATCGTGGGAAGAGGCGGCGGGTCGACGGAAGACCTGTCGTGCTTCAACGACGAGGCGGTTGCGCGAGCGATCTACAACTCGCGAGTGCCGGTTATCTCGGCTGTTGGTCACGAAACTGACTTCACCATCGCGGACATGGTAGCCGACCTGCGCGCTTCTACTCCGTCGGCGGCTGCCGAGATGGTAGCCAGCGCGCGCGATGAAATGTGCTCTCGAGCTAACGGTCTCGCCGAAGACATAAGGAAGGCGGTTCGGTACCGCCTGCTCGCCTTGCGCAGCACCTTATCTGAGCTTGAATCGAGCCGCGCATTTCCTGAAGTCCAATCGCGCATACGCGGGTTCGCCCAAAGAGTTGACGATGCAGGTTACTCGATGGAATCGTCTCTGCGAACCGCGTTGAAAACACGGCGCGCTCGCCACGCGGCATTGGAGCTGCGCTTGAGCGAAAGCGATTTGCGCCGACGGGTGATCGAGCGGCGCGGCAGACTCGCCGAGCTGAGCGGGCGGCTTCAGGCAGGCACTCGGGTTGTCGTCGAGAGCGCAAGCGAACGAGTGTGCTTGGCAGCAGGCAAGCTTGATTCGCTCTCGCCGCTTGGCGTGCTTGCGCGCGGATACGCGATCGCGTTTGACTCACAGGGGCGAGTCATCAAACGCGCCGGCGAGGTGAGTTCCGGCGAGAAAGTTCGCGTCCGGGTGTCGGAAGGCGAGATGGATTGCACCAAGAATTAG
- a CDS encoding DUF1287 domain-containing protein: MRTVALLAGTLIAVTSTSACVSRPGEAAASAKAAQRATVENLTRRPISDIPQIKKAVDAAIEQTQYTFAYDPSYAKLDYPNGDVPLDRGVCADVVVRAFRNAGVDLQKEVHEDMARHFGAYPDKWGARRPDSNIDHRRVPNLMTFFKRAGKSIAANKPSDYLPGDVVAWELDNHLLHIGLVTDAAAAGTQNYLIVHNIGAGAKIEDVLMAWKIIGHYRMWK; this comes from the coding sequence ATGCGGACCGTAGCACTTCTCGCCGGAACGCTCATCGCCGTGACGTCAACCTCAGCCTGCGTGTCCCGACCCGGTGAGGCTGCGGCTTCGGCGAAGGCGGCGCAACGGGCTACAGTTGAGAACCTAACTCGCCGCCCGATTTCAGACATTCCGCAGATAAAGAAAGCAGTGGATGCCGCAATCGAGCAGACCCAATATACCTTTGCCTACGACCCATCGTATGCGAAGCTCGACTACCCGAACGGCGATGTCCCGCTCGATCGCGGGGTTTGTGCCGATGTCGTCGTGAGGGCTTTCCGGAATGCGGGGGTCGATCTGCAGAAAGAAGTTCACGAAGACATGGCGCGGCATTTCGGGGCGTATCCCGACAAATGGGGCGCACGCAGGCCCGACTCAAACATCGACCATCGACGTGTGCCAAACCTGATGACCTTCTTCAAAAGGGCTGGCAAGTCTATTGCCGCGAACAAACCATCTGATTACCTGCCCGGTGATGTGGTCGCGTGGGAACTCGATAACCACCTGCTTCATATTGGGCTTGTCACCGACGCCGCCGCCGCGGGAACACAGAATTATCTGATCGTTCACAACATTGGCGCCGGCGCGAAGATTGAGGACGTGCTGATGGCTTGGAAGATAATAGGTCACTACAGAATGTGGAAGTGA
- the xseB gene encoding exodeoxyribonuclease VII small subunit has protein sequence MMPEKSFESSLEELEQIVRQLEAGDLPLDRSLELFEQGVRLSRECQKRLDEAERKVEILLRGNDGAYKPAPFEEPEEE, from the coding sequence ATGATGCCAGAAAAAAGTTTCGAGTCATCGCTCGAAGAGCTTGAGCAGATCGTCCGCCAGCTCGAAGCGGGCGATCTTCCGCTAGACCGTTCTCTCGAACTGTTTGAGCAGGGGGTGCGCCTTTCGCGCGAGTGCCAGAAGCGTCTCGACGAGGCCGAGCGTAAGGTTGAGATCCTGCTTCGCGGCAACGACGGCGCTTACAAGCCGGCGCCGTTCGAAGAGCCTGAGGAAGAATAG
- a CDS encoding polyprenyl synthetase family protein encodes MTSPETITSYLARRATEVNEWLDRFLPSQSAPPEQLHRAMRYSLLAGGKRLRPALVLAAGEAFGADTDDLMPAACAIEMIHTYSLIHDDLPAMDNDDLRRGRPACHKAFGEAVAILAGDALLTQAFRVLASDSPKRDAERQVRVIREIASAAGTVDALIGGQIADIESEGKQIDAAMLEYIHRSKTGAMICASVVVGGIIAGAGDDQIEKLRGYGQRIGLAFQIADDILDVTSTSEQLGKTPGKDRAANKATYPAIHGIASSEARAGELVAEAVEIVSSLDLKTHVLEDIAGFIIARSS; translated from the coding sequence ATGACCTCACCCGAAACGATCACGAGTTATCTGGCGCGGCGAGCTACAGAAGTCAACGAATGGCTCGACCGCTTTCTGCCCTCCCAGTCAGCGCCGCCCGAGCAGCTTCATCGTGCGATGCGCTATAGCTTGCTTGCGGGCGGGAAACGGCTTAGACCTGCTCTGGTGCTCGCCGCCGGTGAAGCCTTCGGCGCCGATACCGACGATCTCATGCCCGCGGCTTGCGCGATTGAAATGATCCACACTTACTCGTTGATCCACGACGATCTTCCGGCGATGGACAACGACGACCTGCGGCGCGGCCGTCCGGCCTGTCACAAGGCCTTCGGTGAAGCTGTTGCGATTCTCGCGGGCGACGCGCTGTTGACTCAGGCGTTTCGCGTGTTGGCTTCGGACTCGCCGAAACGCGACGCCGAGCGGCAAGTGCGAGTCATCCGTGAGATCGCGTCTGCCGCGGGGACTGTCGACGCGCTGATCGGCGGGCAGATAGCGGATATCGAAAGCGAGGGCAAGCAGATTGACGCGGCGATGCTCGAATACATTCATCGCTCGAAGACCGGCGCGATGATCTGCGCCTCGGTTGTCGTCGGCGGCATTATCGCGGGTGCCGGCGACGACCAGATAGAGAAGCTTCGAGGTTACGGTCAGCGGATCGGTCTCGCTTTTCAGATCGCGGATGATATCCTCGATGTGACTTCAACGAGCGAGCAGCTCGGCAAGACACCCGGTAAAGACCGGGCCGCTAACAAAGCTACCTACCCGGCGATCCACGGAATAGCGTCGTCAGAAGCACGGGCAGGCGAGCTGGTTGCTGAGGCAGTCGAGATCGTTTCCAGTCTCGATCTAAAGACCCATGTCCTGGAAGACATAGCCGGATTCATCATTGCAAGAAGCTCGTGA
- the dxs gene encoding 1-deoxy-D-xylulose-5-phosphate synthase, with amino-acid sequence MKLLSQINDPADLRRLPQSKLQPLADEIREYMIETLSKIGGHTGASLGPVELLIALHYALDTPRDKLVIDIGHQAYAHKILTGRRDQFPTIRQYEGLSGFLRREESEYDVFNAAHAGTSISAALGIAAARDLKNEDFNVVAFIGDAGLTAGMALEGINQVGHLKKRMIILLNDNEMSISPNVGALSGYLNRIRGARPYNEFKHEVEEWLKVIPAFGELMLSSAKAVKDTLARAFIPGALWEELGLKYLGPINGHDINSILQTLEEAKSEAGPVLIHALTVKGKGYEPAERDKAAWHGTSAFEISTGKFIKEPATAPAYTAVFAQATIDLMKEDKRIVALTAAMPDGTGLSKVMKEFPDRTFDTAIAEQHAVTFAAGMATEGLKPIAAIYSTFLQRAFDQIFHDVVLMGLDVTFALDRAGVAGADGPTHHGLMDFAYLRPMPGFVIMAPKDENELRHMLKTGVLYDGPASVRYPRGSGVGVPMDEKIEALEIGKGEILREGSDVAILGIGSEVSYCQKAAERLALEGINVTVVNARFVKPLDSELILALARSHGSIVTAEDHYLMGGFGSAVMELLEENRLNEVRMLRLGFPDKIIEHASQSLLLAKYGLDADGIYAQVRDFVASKFSFEPVYTR; translated from the coding sequence ATGAAGTTGCTCTCGCAAATCAACGATCCGGCGGACCTCAGACGCCTTCCGCAATCGAAGCTGCAACCGCTCGCCGACGAGATCCGCGAGTACATGATCGAAACACTTTCAAAGATCGGCGGTCACACCGGCGCGAGCCTGGGCCCGGTCGAGTTGCTTATTGCGCTGCACTACGCGCTCGATACTCCTCGCGACAAGCTGGTCATCGACATAGGTCATCAGGCCTACGCGCACAAGATCCTGACCGGCCGTCGCGATCAGTTTCCCACTATTCGACAATACGAGGGGCTGAGCGGCTTTCTGCGGCGAGAGGAATCCGAGTATGACGTGTTCAACGCGGCTCACGCGGGCACGTCCATCTCTGCGGCGCTGGGCATCGCCGCCGCGCGCGATCTGAAGAACGAAGACTTCAACGTAGTTGCCTTCATCGGTGACGCGGGGCTGACTGCCGGGATGGCGCTTGAAGGCATAAATCAAGTCGGGCATCTCAAGAAGCGGATGATCATCCTGCTAAACGACAACGAGATGTCGATCTCGCCCAACGTCGGCGCGCTTTCAGGGTACCTGAACCGGATTCGCGGCGCGCGGCCCTACAACGAGTTCAAGCACGAAGTCGAAGAGTGGCTGAAGGTTATTCCTGCGTTCGGCGAGCTCATGCTGTCGAGCGCCAAAGCGGTCAAGGACACTCTCGCTCGAGCGTTCATACCCGGCGCGCTTTGGGAAGAACTGGGACTGAAGTATCTGGGTCCGATCAACGGTCACGATATCAACTCAATACTTCAAACCCTGGAAGAAGCGAAGAGCGAAGCCGGCCCGGTGCTGATTCACGCGCTGACGGTGAAGGGCAAAGGCTACGAGCCGGCCGAGCGCGACAAAGCTGCGTGGCACGGCACGTCGGCCTTCGAGATCTCAACCGGCAAGTTCATCAAGGAGCCGGCCACGGCGCCGGCTTACACTGCAGTGTTCGCCCAGGCCACTATCGACTTGATGAAAGAAGACAAACGCATTGTGGCCCTCACGGCCGCGATGCCCGACGGCACCGGGCTCAGCAAGGTGATGAAGGAGTTTCCTGATCGGACGTTTGATACCGCGATAGCCGAACAACACGCGGTGACCTTCGCCGCCGGCATGGCTACGGAAGGCTTGAAACCAATCGCGGCGATCTACTCGACGTTCTTGCAGCGCGCGTTCGATCAGATATTTCACGACGTCGTGTTGATGGGACTCGACGTGACGTTCGCGCTCGATCGGGCGGGTGTGGCTGGAGCCGACGGACCGACTCATCACGGGCTGATGGACTTCGCTTATCTGCGGCCGATGCCCGGATTCGTGATCATGGCGCCGAAGGACGAGAACGAGCTTCGGCACATGCTCAAGACAGGAGTCTTGTACGACGGGCCGGCGTCTGTGCGCTATCCGCGCGGCAGCGGCGTCGGCGTGCCGATGGATGAAAAGATCGAAGCGCTCGAGATCGGGAAGGGCGAGATTCTGCGCGAAGGCTCGGATGTGGCGATCCTCGGGATAGGATCAGAAGTGAGCTACTGCCAGAAGGCCGCCGAGAGACTCGCGTTGGAAGGCATCAACGTAACAGTGGTTAATGCGCGGTTCGTGAAGCCGCTGGACTCGGAGTTGATACTGGCGCTCGCGCGCTCACACGGTTCGATCGTGACTGCCGAAGATCACTATCTGATGGGCGGCTTCGGCAGCGCGGTGATGGAGCTGCTTGAAGAAAACCGCCTGAATGAAGTTCGCATGCTGCGTCTCGGCTTCCCGGACAAGATCATCGAGCATGCCAGCCAGAGCTTGCTGCTTGCGAAGTATGGACTCGACGCGGATGGAATCTACGCACAGGTGAGAGACTTCGTCGCGAGCAAGTTCAGCTTCGAGCCGGTGTATACACGGTAG
- a CDS encoding zinc ribbon domain-containing protein: MFCPKCGSESVEAQRFCKACGTNLQLINDALSGGDGPQGPFGINVDELAKNARDFAKSWKTNVAVAVGGRTGSGDARERHRVTREIRKQAREEARRQNLPKPKEYMSYSWQHNLRNGLVSLFWGAGLGVLLYYLGQTAIDEGLIRRLEESSQGHVQGLEPIVRMIWMIALLPVLKGLAHIIYAAFFAESMATLAARFTPPPLLEEPQPFIRQDTAPVVERQSVPIGYEPPIEPPPSVTEHTTHIFEDAQPQGKRETQ; this comes from the coding sequence ATGTTTTGTCCGAAATGCGGTAGTGAATCAGTCGAAGCCCAGCGTTTCTGCAAGGCCTGTGGGACTAACCTTCAATTGATCAATGACGCGCTCAGCGGCGGCGATGGTCCTCAGGGTCCATTCGGGATCAACGTCGACGAGCTCGCCAAGAATGCAAGGGACTTCGCCAAGAGCTGGAAGACCAACGTTGCCGTCGCCGTCGGCGGGCGGACAGGCAGCGGAGACGCAAGGGAGCGGCATCGAGTCACTCGCGAAATAAGAAAGCAAGCCCGTGAAGAAGCGCGCCGCCAAAACCTACCAAAGCCGAAGGAGTATATGTCCTACTCGTGGCAGCATAACCTCAGAAATGGCCTGGTGAGCCTGTTCTGGGGCGCAGGCCTCGGAGTGCTTCTCTACTATCTTGGCCAGACTGCGATTGATGAAGGGCTTATCAGGCGCTTAGAGGAAAGCTCGCAGGGCCATGTTCAAGGGCTCGAGCCGATAGTGAGGATGATCTGGATGATTGCGCTGCTGCCGGTGCTGAAGGGACTGGCGCACATCATCTACGCGGCGTTCTTTGCGGAGTCGATGGCGACGCTTGCGGCTCGTTTCACTCCGCCGCCGTTGTTGGAAGAACCGCAACCCTTTATCAGGCAGGACACCGCGCCCGTGGTCGAGCGACAATCTGTTCCGATCGGCTACGAGCCTCCAATCGAGCCGCCTCCGAGCGTCACCGAGCACACGACACATATTTTCGAGGATGCTCAGCCGCAAGGGAAACGCGAGACTCAGTGA